The Haemorhous mexicanus isolate bHaeMex1 chromosome 26, bHaeMex1.pri, whole genome shotgun sequence genome includes a region encoding these proteins:
- the PCBP3 gene encoding poly(rC)-binding protein 3 isoform X10: MESKVSEGGLNVTLTIRLLMHGKEVGSIIGKKGETVKKMREESGARINISEGNCPERIVTITGPTDAIFKAFAMIAYKFEEDITNSMSNSTATSKPPVTLRLVVPASQCGSLIGKGGSKIKEIRESTGAQVQVAGDMLPNSTERAVTISGTPDAIIQCVKQICVVMLEVQSVTKRSPPKGATIPYRPKPASTPVIFAGGQAYTIQGQYAIPHPDLTKLHQLAMQQTPFTPLGQTTPAFPGLDASPPASTHELTIPNDLIGCIIGRQGTKINEIRQMSGAQIKIANATEGSSERQITITGTPANISLAQYLINASSADPDPHGRNTFTA; encoded by the exons ATGGAGTCCAAGGTCTCCGAAGGCGGTCTCAACGTCACCCTCACCATCCGGCTGCTGATGCACGGCAAG gAAGTGGGAAGCATCATCGGGAAG AAAGGAGAGACCGTGAAGAAGATGCGTGAGGAG AGTGGGGCAAGGATCAACATCTCAGAGGGGAACTGCCCTGAGCGGATTGTGACCATCACTGGCCCCACTGATGCCATCTTCAAGGCTTTTGCCATGATTGCCTACAAATTTGAGGAG GACATAACCAACTCCATGAGCAACAGCACCGCTACCAGCAAACCTCCAGTGACACTGCGGCTGGTGGTGCCAGCGAGTCAGTGTGGCTCTCTCATTGGCAAGGGGGGCTCCAAGATCAAGGAAATCCGAGAG TCCACAGGTGCTCAGGTCCAAGTGGCGGGGGACATGCTGCCCAACTCCACGGAGCGGGCGGTGACAATCTCAGGGACACCCGATGCAATTATACAGTGTGTCAAACAGATCTGTGTGGTGATGCTGGAGGTACAGTCTGTAACAAAGAGG TCCCCACCAAAAGGTGCCACCATTCCCTACCGCCCAAAGCCCGCCTCCACCCCTGTCATTTTTGCAGGTGGTCAG GCCTATACAATTCAGGGACAATACGCTATTCCACACCCAGAT TTGACCAAGCTCCACCAGTTGGCTATGCAGCAAACCCCCTTTACTCCCCTTGGACAGACCACCCCCGCTTTCCCTG GTTTGGATGCCAGTCCCCCGGCCAGTACTCATGAACTCACCATTCCCAATGAT CTAATAGGCTGCATAATCGGACGCCAAGGGACCAAAATCAATGAAATTCGGCAGATGTCGGGAGCGCAGATCAAAATCGCAAATGCCACAGAAGGGTCATCGGAGCGCCAAATTACCATCACAGGAACCCCTGCAAACATCAGCCTTGCACAGTACCTCATCAACGCCAG
- the PCBP3 gene encoding poly(rC)-binding protein 3 isoform X21, translating to MESKVSEGGLNVTLTIRLLMHGKEVGSIIGKKGETVKKMREESGARINISEGNCPERIVTITGPTDAIFKAFAMIAYKFEEDITNSMSNSTATSKPPVTLRLVVPASQCGSLIGKGGSKIKEIRESTGAQVQVAGDMLPNSTERAVTISGTPDAIIQCVKQICVVMLEVQSVTKRSPPKGATIPYRPKPASTPVIFAGGQAYTIQGQYAIPHPDQLTKLHQLAMQQTPFTPLGQTTPAFPGEKLPLHSSEEAQNLMGQSSGLDASPPASTHELTIPNDLCRP from the exons ATGGAGTCCAAGGTCTCCGAAGGCGGTCTCAACGTCACCCTCACCATCCGGCTGCTGATGCACGGCAAG gAAGTGGGAAGCATCATCGGGAAG AAAGGAGAGACCGTGAAGAAGATGCGTGAGGAG AGTGGGGCAAGGATCAACATCTCAGAGGGGAACTGCCCTGAGCGGATTGTGACCATCACTGGCCCCACTGATGCCATCTTCAAGGCTTTTGCCATGATTGCCTACAAATTTGAGGAG GACATAACCAACTCCATGAGCAACAGCACCGCTACCAGCAAACCTCCAGTGACACTGCGGCTGGTGGTGCCAGCGAGTCAGTGTGGCTCTCTCATTGGCAAGGGGGGCTCCAAGATCAAGGAAATCCGAGAG TCCACAGGTGCTCAGGTCCAAGTGGCGGGGGACATGCTGCCCAACTCCACGGAGCGGGCGGTGACAATCTCAGGGACACCCGATGCAATTATACAGTGTGTCAAACAGATCTGTGTGGTGATGCTGGAGGTACAGTCTGTAACAAAGAGG TCCCCACCAAAAGGTGCCACCATTCCCTACCGCCCAAAGCCCGCCTCCACCCCTGTCATTTTTGCAGGTGGTCAG GCCTATACAATTCAGGGACAATACGCTATTCCACACCCAGAT CAGTTGACCAAGCTCCACCAGTTGGCTATGCAGCAAACCCCCTTTACTCCCCTTGGACAGACCACCCCCGCTTTCCCTG gagaaaagctgcCCTTACATTCCTCCGAAGAAGCTCAAAATCTGATGGGCCAGTCATCAG GTTTGGATGCCAGTCCCCCGGCCAGTACTCATGAACTCACCATTCCCAATGAT